In the Pseudodesulfovibrio senegalensis genome, one interval contains:
- a CDS encoding pyridoxine 5'-phosphate synthase, whose amino-acid sequence MPVLCVNVDHVATLRQARMGIEPEPVTAAYMAELAGAVGIITHLREDRRHIQDRDVELIRATCNTRLHFEMAATEEMQQIALGLSPETVCLVPEKREELTTEGGLNCVGREQHFKDYLAPLHANGIRSSLFIDADPQQIEAAHAAGAEFIEIHTGHYADAKDMNQRKNELEKILAGIRQAQDLGLKVNLGHGLNYRNILAFKNVTGISEYSIGHSIMARAIFVGLDRAVRDMADIVRTFAD is encoded by the coding sequence ATGCCCGTACTCTGCGTAAATGTCGACCATGTCGCCACGCTTCGCCAGGCCAGGATGGGAATCGAGCCCGAACCGGTCACAGCCGCATACATGGCCGAACTGGCCGGAGCAGTCGGCATCATCACCCACCTGCGCGAAGACCGCCGCCATATTCAGGACCGCGATGTCGAACTCATCCGCGCCACCTGCAACACCCGCCTGCACTTCGAGATGGCCGCCACCGAAGAGATGCAGCAAATAGCCCTCGGCCTTTCTCCGGAAACAGTATGCCTTGTTCCCGAAAAACGAGAAGAACTGACCACGGAAGGCGGGCTGAACTGCGTAGGCCGGGAGCAGCACTTCAAGGACTACCTTGCTCCCCTGCACGCCAATGGCATCCGTTCCAGCCTGTTCATCGACGCGGACCCGCAGCAAATTGAGGCCGCCCACGCCGCAGGGGCCGAATTCATCGAAATACACACCGGCCACTATGCGGACGCCAAGGACATGAACCAACGCAAAAACGAACTGGAAAAAATCCTTGCCGGAATCCGCCAGGCCCAGGACCTCGGGCTCAAGGTCAACCTTGGTCACGGCCTGAACTACCGCAATATACTTGCCTTCAAGAATGTGACCGGCATCAGCGAATACTCCATCGGACACAGCATCATGGCCCGTGCCATCTTCGTCGGACTGGACCGTGCCGTTCGCGACATGGCAGATATCGTCCGAACCTTTGCGGATTAG
- the acpS gene encoding holo-ACP synthase, with product MIKGTGIDLVEIRRIRRIMERHGQRFIAKILTDREMAQLPKNDPVPRLAALFAAKEAAVKALGTGFSKGIHFKCVEILHAENGRPDISFLGKAQRVIQKREILGGHVSLTHEKGYAAAVVILEG from the coding sequence ATGATCAAGGGAACAGGGATCGATCTTGTTGAAATACGGCGCATTCGCCGCATCATGGAACGCCACGGCCAGCGGTTCATTGCCAAAATTCTTACGGACCGGGAAATGGCCCAACTGCCAAAAAACGACCCAGTGCCGCGGCTGGCGGCTCTGTTTGCAGCCAAGGAGGCGGCGGTCAAGGCGCTGGGGACCGGTTTTTCCAAAGGCATCCATTTCAAATGTGTGGAGATACTCCACGCGGAAAACGGCAGACCGGACATCTCCTTTCTCGGCAAGGCGCAACGTGTTATTCAAAAAAGAGAAATTCTTGGCGGCCATGTGTCCCTGACCCACGAAAAAGGCTATGCCGCGGCCGTGGTCATCCTCGAAGGTTGA
- the tsaE gene encoding tRNA (adenosine(37)-N6)-threonylcarbamoyltransferase complex ATPase subunit type 1 TsaE codes for MKLRLFLDSTENTLELGALLATMFRTVDICPALLLNGGLGSGKTTLVRGLVSALPGSEQADVSSPSFNIFNVYPTTPQVAHFDLYRLEGMPPDESLFEFLSDETTLTIIEWIKYLDRKHWPEQAICLEWTDLRQGRSLDIYTIGSKARPMLESHAPLLRKYTMESDLT; via the coding sequence ATGAAACTGCGTCTTTTTCTCGACTCAACAGAAAATACGCTGGAACTGGGAGCCCTGCTGGCAACAATGTTCCGAACCGTGGACATCTGCCCTGCGTTGCTGCTCAACGGTGGGCTCGGCTCCGGGAAAACCACGCTCGTGCGCGGTCTGGTGTCCGCCCTGCCCGGATCGGAACAGGCGGACGTTTCCAGCCCGAGTTTCAACATATTCAATGTCTATCCCACCACGCCGCAGGTGGCGCATTTCGACCTCTACAGGCTTGAAGGAATGCCGCCGGACGAATCCCTGTTCGAATTCCTGAGCGATGAAACAACGCTCACTATTATCGAATGGATCAAATACCTCGACAGGAAACACTGGCCGGAACAGGCCATATGCCTTGAATGGACCGACCTGCGCCAAGGCAGGTCACTCGACATATACACAATAGGGAGCAAGGCTCGCCCAATGTTGGAGTCGCACGCGCCTCTGCTCCGCAAATATACGATGGAATCGGATTTGACATGA
- a CDS encoding UDP-glucose dehydrogenase family protein: protein MNVCIVGTGYVGLVTAACFAEMGSTVCCVDVNEEVVRNLCNGKVHIYEPGLETLVKRNYSEGRLTFTTSLADGLKEARVVFITVGTPSDEQGNCDLRYVDAVAREVGQKMTSPKIVVDKSTVPVGTADRVRSIIAGELEARGEAIDFDVVSNPEFLKEGDAVSDFMKPDRVVVGTESEESAAVLKELYAPFARSREKLIIMGVRSAEMTKYAANCMLATKISFINEVANICERVGADVSEVRMGIGADSRIGYHFIYPGVGYGGSCFPKDVKALIGTADEYGYEARLIKAVDTVNNDQKLVLASKIKEYFEPQGGVKGKTLGLWGLAFKANTDDMREAPSLELIRELTALGMKVKAYDPIAGERAMDILKDNSLVEIVDEQCEALSGADCMAVVTDWNQFRNPDFEQIKALLTAPILFDGRNLYAPDKMAQAGFAYFSIGRKPVAV, encoded by the coding sequence ATGAACGTATGCATTGTTGGAACCGGATATGTGGGGCTTGTGACTGCTGCCTGTTTTGCCGAAATGGGAAGCACGGTCTGTTGCGTGGATGTGAATGAAGAGGTTGTTCGCAACCTTTGCAATGGCAAGGTTCATATCTACGAACCCGGTCTTGAAACTCTGGTCAAGCGCAATTATTCGGAAGGTCGTTTGACGTTTACCACCTCGTTGGCCGACGGTTTGAAAGAAGCCCGGGTTGTGTTCATAACCGTGGGTACGCCCAGCGACGAACAGGGCAATTGCGATCTGCGCTATGTGGATGCCGTTGCCCGGGAAGTGGGGCAGAAGATGACCTCGCCCAAGATCGTGGTGGACAAGTCCACCGTGCCCGTGGGCACGGCTGACCGCGTGCGTTCAATCATCGCCGGAGAATTGGAAGCCCGGGGCGAGGCCATTGATTTCGACGTTGTTTCCAACCCCGAGTTTCTCAAGGAAGGTGATGCAGTCAGCGATTTCATGAAGCCGGACAGGGTCGTGGTCGGGACCGAAAGCGAAGAATCCGCGGCCGTGCTCAAGGAACTGTACGCTCCGTTTGCCCGCAGTCGTGAAAAGCTGATCATCATGGGGGTTCGCAGTGCCGAAATGACCAAATACGCTGCCAACTGCATGCTGGCTACCAAGATTTCCTTCATCAACGAGGTTGCCAATATTTGTGAACGCGTGGGGGCCGATGTCAGCGAGGTGCGCATGGGCATTGGGGCGGACTCCCGAATCGGCTATCACTTCATTTATCCGGGTGTCGGTTACGGGGGGTCCTGTTTTCCCAAGGATGTCAAGGCGTTGATCGGAACAGCCGACGAGTATGGGTATGAAGCCCGTCTCATCAAGGCCGTGGATACGGTAAATAATGACCAGAAATTGGTTCTTGCCAGCAAGATCAAGGAATATTTTGAACCTCAGGGCGGGGTCAAGGGCAAGACGCTGGGGCTGTGGGGATTGGCTTTCAAGGCCAATACCGACGATATGCGCGAAGCACCGTCGCTGGAGTTGATTCGGGAACTGACGGCATTGGGTATGAAGGTGAAGGCTTATGACCCCATTGCCGGTGAGCGCGCCATGGATATTCTCAAGGATAATTCGTTGGTCGAGATTGTTGACGAACAGTGCGAGGCTCTTTCCGGTGCCGACTGCATGGCCGTGGTCACGGACTGGAACCAGTTCCGAAATCCTGATTTCGAACAGATCAAGGCGTTGCTGACCGCTCCGATCCTCTTTGATGGCCGCAATCTGTATGCTCCGGACAAGATGGCGCAGGCAGGGTTTGCCTATTTCAGCATAGGTAGAAAACCTGTTGCAGTTTAG
- a CDS encoding DUF6901 family protein translates to MRVIYDFEYEDGDSECFDLRFDPDSLDHLFKQPENPPSWTLLSNNMCPHCTLDRTKHVHCPLALCISGAVDRFHSRVSHESVLVRVTTDERTVFKRTTTQKGLSSMLGLLMPCSGCPHTRFFRPMARFHLPFSSEEETIYRSLSMFMLAKYFMATDGVHIESPLLELKAIYKNVECMNLWVARRIRSHVKADSSVNALVLLDLFAKIVSFLSDRHIETVRSWFSVYLEE, encoded by the coding sequence GTGCGGGTGATTTATGATTTCGAGTACGAAGACGGGGATAGTGAATGTTTTGACCTCCGGTTTGACCCGGATTCGTTGGACCATCTGTTCAAGCAACCGGAGAATCCACCCTCATGGACACTGCTGTCTAACAATATGTGCCCGCATTGCACCCTGGATCGCACGAAGCATGTCCATTGCCCCCTGGCTTTGTGTATTTCCGGAGCGGTTGATCGTTTTCATTCAAGGGTCTCTCATGAATCGGTACTGGTGCGTGTAACAACCGATGAACGAACCGTCTTCAAAAGGACAACCACGCAAAAGGGATTGAGTTCCATGCTCGGTTTGCTCATGCCGTGCAGCGGGTGTCCGCATACACGTTTTTTCCGCCCCATGGCTCGTTTTCATCTGCCTTTCTCGTCCGAGGAGGAGACCATTTACCGGTCCCTTTCCATGTTTATGCTGGCAAAATATTTTATGGCAACCGATGGCGTTCACATTGAAAGCCCGCTTCTGGAACTCAAGGCGATCTATAAAAACGTGGAATGCATGAATCTTTGGGTGGCCCGCCGGATTCGTTCTCATGTCAAGGCCGATTCGTCGGTGAACGCCCTTGTTCTGCTCGATTTATTTGCCAAGATCGTATCGTTCTTGAGCGACCGGCACATAGAAACTGTCCGCAGTTGGTTCAGCGTGTATCTGGAAGAGTGA
- the mfd gene encoding transcription-repair coupling factor, protein MTFNSDLSAFLSGKTSGLRIFKSGLASQAVVARALMARGFSSVVVVPGVRECREFDSLFRLLGPIDHDPFAPVWERGHICLGSFVPKTPGPSDWGERWAALYALEYGSRPASVVLTVDNLLPFWPAPDIVRNSWLSLSRGEDMSPELVMEQLVSWGYRRGDFVAGCGDMAMRGDILDVFAPGYPLPLRLEFFGDTLEEVRMFDLSSQRSKADLNEAVLLPVAPGICSPDRSSRALDYWKRLRTTGEMTVREEHALTDRLSNEDGYVWPGLFYDDSGGLEEHLPSNVRFILCSGGELRGRLEDCEQGWRDYLAEQERVSGLRWPMRYIVRGEAVARQVWQDCPQIVFEELTLGRERDGMELPEQRITEFADLFWQPEQVRRPWATLMQALKEWTRSGYRTILSFSSARSRDKFLSLADPENLAVQIEYHPDGKGVFALVAPFKKGVELHWCRLRILGEDVLQPNPVQAHTPSSKAFQGLDKYEDLEDGDLLVHRDYGLNCFGGLHHMKIGDVANDYLLLQFSGDDKLYLPVDRLNLVQRFKGPEAGEPALDKLGGTRWKNTTARVRKAVEKIAHELVEMYAFRRVAKGYGYGPLDELYWDFEATFGFEATPDQDKAIKEVFEDMEKPEPMDRLVCGDVGFGKTEVALRAAFRAALEGKQTALLCPTTVLAEQHYQTFTRRMESFPIRVGMLSRFVSRKHQKTVLEAAARGELDILIGTHRLLSKDVALPNIGLLILDEEQRFGVKHKERLKQFRQNIDVLTLTATPIPRTLQLSLSGLRGLSVIETPPQDRKPVETGIMTRDKKALKKVLQRELERGGQIFWVYNRVNGLERVAEFVQELVPEARVGMAHGRMTEKALEETMHGFWHAELDVLVCTAIVESGLDFPNANTLIVDQAQMFGLGQLYQLRGRVGRSDRQAYAYFVVPSVDDLQEKVRKRLRIILEMDYLGAGFKVAMEDLRLRGAGNILGEAQSGQIAKVGLELFLEMLEEEVRRLRGEQGSRASDPELNFVFEAHIPGEYIADSRERLRYYKALSAAHSDRDLKELEAEIRDRFGPVPDELATFFGILALKQVLSLLQVERAELYPGRAVLSWGEGVDAVRPEDLVAWVSAQQDRARMLPPGRIEVRYAEHESVRRALEQLAADLASLRTELPEERQ, encoded by the coding sequence TTGACTTTTAATTCGGATCTGAGCGCTTTTCTGAGCGGCAAAACATCGGGTTTGCGGATTTTCAAGAGCGGGCTTGCAAGCCAGGCCGTGGTTGCCAGGGCACTGATGGCCAGAGGTTTTAGTTCGGTCGTTGTTGTGCCTGGTGTTCGGGAATGCAGGGAGTTCGATTCTCTTTTTCGACTGCTCGGACCGATTGATCATGACCCGTTTGCTCCGGTGTGGGAGCGTGGTCATATCTGCCTTGGTTCGTTTGTGCCCAAAACCCCCGGGCCTTCCGACTGGGGAGAGCGATGGGCCGCATTATATGCTCTCGAATACGGCTCTCGTCCCGCCAGCGTTGTTCTTACTGTGGACAATCTTTTGCCGTTCTGGCCCGCCCCTGACATTGTGCGCAACAGTTGGTTGTCGCTGTCCAGAGGGGAGGACATGTCTCCGGAACTGGTCATGGAACAACTGGTTTCCTGGGGGTATCGCCGCGGAGATTTTGTTGCCGGATGCGGCGACATGGCCATGCGTGGTGATATTCTCGATGTATTTGCGCCGGGCTATCCACTTCCTTTGCGTCTTGAGTTTTTTGGCGACACGCTTGAGGAAGTGCGCATGTTCGATCTTTCCTCCCAGCGGTCCAAGGCGGACTTGAATGAGGCCGTACTCCTTCCCGTGGCACCGGGGATATGTTCGCCTGACCGTTCTTCAAGGGCTTTGGATTACTGGAAACGCCTTCGGACTACCGGTGAGATGACGGTTCGCGAGGAACACGCCCTTACCGATCGCCTTTCAAATGAGGACGGATATGTATGGCCTGGGTTGTTTTATGACGATTCCGGCGGTCTGGAAGAGCATTTGCCGTCCAACGTGCGATTCATTCTCTGTTCCGGTGGGGAATTGCGTGGAAGACTGGAAGATTGTGAGCAGGGATGGCGCGATTATTTGGCGGAGCAGGAACGTGTTTCCGGCCTGCGCTGGCCCATGCGGTACATTGTGCGCGGCGAGGCTGTGGCCCGGCAGGTATGGCAGGATTGTCCCCAAATTGTTTTTGAGGAATTGACTCTGGGCCGTGAGCGCGACGGAATGGAGTTGCCTGAGCAGCGTATCACCGAATTCGCCGATCTTTTTTGGCAGCCCGAACAGGTGAGGCGTCCATGGGCTACGCTGATGCAGGCTCTGAAGGAGTGGACGCGTTCCGGGTATCGGACGATTTTGAGTTTTTCTTCAGCGCGTTCGCGGGACAAGTTCCTTTCTCTTGCCGACCCTGAGAATCTCGCAGTGCAGATCGAATACCATCCGGACGGAAAGGGGGTGTTCGCTCTGGTTGCCCCGTTCAAGAAGGGGGTGGAGCTTCACTGGTGCCGTTTGCGCATATTGGGCGAGGACGTGCTGCAGCCAAACCCGGTTCAGGCACATACGCCGTCGTCCAAGGCCTTCCAGGGTCTGGACAAGTATGAAGACCTTGAAGATGGCGATCTGTTGGTTCACAGGGATTACGGCCTGAATTGTTTTGGCGGCTTGCACCACATGAAGATCGGCGATGTGGCAAACGATTATCTTCTTTTGCAGTTTTCAGGCGATGATAAACTGTATCTGCCCGTGGATCGTTTGAATTTGGTGCAGCGATTCAAAGGGCCGGAAGCCGGGGAACCGGCTTTGGACAAGCTGGGTGGAACCCGCTGGAAGAATACCACAGCCCGAGTGCGCAAGGCCGTTGAAAAGATTGCCCATGAATTGGTGGAGATGTATGCCTTTCGCCGTGTAGCCAAGGGGTACGGATACGGGCCGCTTGATGAGCTGTATTGGGATTTTGAAGCCACATTCGGCTTTGAAGCCACACCGGATCAGGACAAGGCCATCAAGGAAGTTTTCGAGGACATGGAGAAGCCCGAACCCATGGACCGTCTGGTCTGCGGGGATGTGGGCTTCGGCAAGACCGAGGTCGCTCTGCGTGCGGCATTCAGGGCAGCGCTGGAAGGCAAGCAAACAGCGCTTTTGTGTCCCACCACAGTGTTGGCCGAGCAGCACTACCAAACCTTTACCCGGCGCATGGAGAGCTTTCCCATTCGTGTGGGCATGCTCAGCCGCTTTGTATCGCGCAAGCATCAGAAAACGGTTTTGGAGGCGGCAGCGCGTGGTGAATTGGATATCCTCATAGGTACGCATCGACTGCTTTCCAAGGATGTGGCCCTGCCCAATATCGGGTTGCTTATTCTGGATGAGGAACAGCGTTTCGGCGTCAAGCACAAGGAACGTCTGAAGCAGTTTCGCCAGAATATCGATGTATTGACCCTGACCGCGACTCCGATTCCGCGTACCTTGCAGCTTTCCCTCTCCGGGTTGCGCGGGCTTTCGGTCATTGAAACACCGCCTCAGGACCGCAAACCTGTTGAAACGGGGATCATGACCCGCGACAAGAAGGCGCTCAAAAAAGTGTTGCAGCGGGAACTGGAGCGGGGCGGGCAGATTTTTTGGGTATACAACCGCGTGAACGGGCTGGAGCGTGTGGCCGAATTCGTACAGGAACTCGTGCCTGAGGCGCGTGTGGGCATGGCCCATGGCCGCATGACCGAAAAAGCACTGGAAGAAACCATGCATGGTTTCTGGCACGCCGAACTGGATGTGCTTGTTTGTACGGCCATTGTGGAGTCTGGTCTCGATTTTCCCAATGCAAACACCCTGATCGTCGATCAGGCCCAGATGTTCGGACTGGGGCAGTTGTATCAGCTCAGGGGCCGAGTTGGCCGCAGCGACCGTCAGGCGTATGCCTATTTTGTTGTGCCGTCCGTGGACGATTTGCAGGAAAAGGTGCGCAAACGGTTGCGTATCATATTGGAAATGGATTACCTCGGAGCGGGTTTCAAGGTGGCCATGGAAGATCTGCGTCTGCGTGGTGCCGGGAACATACTCGGAGAGGCCCAATCCGGCCAGATTGCTAAGGTTGGACTTGAGCTTTTTCTTGAAATGCTTGAAGAAGAGGTTCGAAGGTTGCGCGGAGAACAGGGAAGCCGGGCCAGCGATCCGGAACTGAATTTCGTGTTTGAAGCGCATATCCCCGGCGAATACATTGCGGACTCACGTGAACGCCTTCGTTATTACAAGGCCCTGTCCGCGGCGCATTCAGATCGGGACCTCAAAGAATTGGAAGCTGAAATACGCGATCGCTTCGGGCCTGTGCCGGATGAATTGGCCACCTTCTTCGGCATTCTTGCCTTGAAGCAGGTTTTATCCTTGCTGCAGGTGGAGCGGGCGGAACTGTACCCGGGCCGGGCCGTTCTGTCATGGGGCGAAGGTGTGGACGCGGTCCGGCCGGAAGACCTTGTGGCTTGGGTTTCCGCACAGCAAGACCGCGCCCGGATGCTTCCTCCCGGAAGGATTGAAGTACGATATGCCGAACATGAGTCGGTGCGTCGGGCTTTGGAACAGCTTGCAGCCGATTTAGCGTCCCTGCGGACTGAATTGCCGGAAGAACGGCAGTAG
- a CDS encoding chemotaxis protein CheW translates to MDVEENEVRQQDDELIQLVTFSIGVEEFGVDILQVQEIIRTMEITNVPRAPDFVEGVINLRGKVIPIVDLRKRFGLEGREHDKHTRIIVIEISMMIVGFVVDSVSEVLRIPANTVEPPPPVVSGLESEYIEGVGNMDDRLLVLLDLNQLLSNEEKEALNMV, encoded by the coding sequence ATGGATGTGGAAGAAAACGAAGTCCGGCAGCAGGATGACGAACTTATTCAGTTGGTGACATTCAGTATCGGCGTGGAAGAGTTCGGCGTTGATATACTCCAGGTTCAGGAAATAATTCGAACCATGGAGATAACCAATGTTCCTCGCGCTCCAGATTTTGTCGAAGGAGTCATCAACCTGCGCGGCAAGGTCATACCGATTGTGGACCTGCGCAAGCGGTTCGGGTTGGAAGGGCGTGAACATGATAAGCATACGCGAATCATCGTGATCGAAATCAGTATGATGATCGTGGGATTTGTCGTGGATTCCGTTTCCGAAGTCCTGCGTATTCCCGCCAATACGGTTGAGCCGCCGCCGCCTGTCGTTTCCGGCCTTGAATCAGAGTACATCGAGGGTGTCGGCAACATGGACGACAGGCTTTTGGTGCTTCTTGATCTGAATCAGCTTTTGAGCAATGAGGAAAAAGAAGCCTTGAACATGGTTTAA
- a CDS encoding NAD(P)H-hydrate dehydratase — translation MFLPLPTPAEMSAWDMETIHGLGIPGMTLMETASREATSVLMEQFEETYGPIAGTEACLFAGPGNNGGDAFAMARHLAEQDVDVTVFHTRPKNRYRGEARSNMLLCKKLGIPLRHADSLFSGPLPQPDIIVDGLLGTGFSGTLREAMLRLIRTINAMGKRAFVLSVDIPSGLNGTTGAAQPDAVRADATATFEAAKIGLMMPKAEEFTGDVFVCPIGIPRQIRDRLAPKRWLMSDSLLRATPRPSPSMHKGSAGHMLVIGGSKGLTGAAHLAALGALRGGAGLVSVACPSGLEESVRCGCPEIMTIPVGKNAQWSTDAASAITDQLYRFDAVVVGPGLGRSGKTVDFLRKIVASCPLPTVLDADALYCLAQDPGLTESLAATTVLTPHPGEMATLTGLTSAAIQDDRLAAAEGFAARCKAVLVLKGAGTIVANSEKTCISPIASPALAVAGSGDILAGLTGALLAQGHAPLQAACLGVYRHAVAGLMLEEKFPFRGNIARDIAAMLPHAIKE, via the coding sequence GTGTTTTTGCCCCTGCCCACCCCTGCCGAAATGTCCGCATGGGACATGGAAACCATCCACGGCCTCGGCATCCCCGGCATGACGCTCATGGAAACCGCCAGCCGGGAAGCTACTTCCGTGCTCATGGAACAATTCGAAGAGACTTACGGTCCCATTGCCGGAACCGAAGCCTGCCTGTTTGCCGGGCCCGGCAACAACGGCGGGGACGCGTTCGCCATGGCACGCCATCTGGCCGAACAGGATGTGGACGTCACCGTATTTCACACCCGACCCAAAAACCGATACCGGGGCGAGGCCCGCTCCAACATGCTGTTGTGCAAGAAACTCGGCATTCCCCTGCGCCACGCGGATTCCCTCTTTTCCGGTCCATTGCCGCAACCGGACATCATTGTGGACGGCCTGCTCGGAACCGGATTCTCGGGCACACTGCGGGAAGCCATGCTCCGGCTGATTCGCACCATAAACGCCATGGGCAAACGCGCGTTCGTGCTTTCCGTGGACATCCCGTCCGGCCTGAACGGCACCACCGGAGCCGCCCAGCCCGATGCGGTTCGGGCCGATGCCACGGCTACGTTCGAAGCGGCCAAAATCGGCCTGATGATGCCGAAGGCCGAAGAATTCACCGGCGATGTTTTCGTATGCCCCATCGGTATTCCCCGCCAAATACGTGACCGTCTTGCCCCGAAACGATGGCTCATGTCCGACTCGCTCCTGCGGGCCACACCGCGCCCTTCTCCGTCCATGCACAAAGGCTCTGCCGGACATATGCTGGTTATTGGCGGATCCAAAGGCCTGACAGGGGCCGCACATCTTGCCGCACTCGGGGCCCTGCGCGGCGGAGCCGGATTGGTGAGTGTGGCCTGCCCTTCAGGGCTGGAAGAATCGGTCCGCTGCGGATGTCCGGAAATAATGACCATTCCGGTCGGTAAAAATGCACAATGGTCTACAGACGCGGCATCGGCCATAACCGACCAGCTGTACCGTTTTGATGCCGTGGTCGTGGGCCCGGGGCTGGGCAGATCGGGAAAAACAGTTGATTTTCTCAGGAAAATTGTTGCAAGCTGTCCGCTCCCTACGGTGCTTGACGCGGATGCGCTTTACTGTCTGGCACAAGATCCGGGGCTCACGGAATCGCTTGCCGCCACAACGGTCCTCACGCCCCACCCCGGAGAAATGGCCACGTTGACCGGTCTTACATCCGCAGCAATACAAGATGACCGCCTAGCGGCAGCCGAGGGTTTTGCAGCGCGCTGCAAGGCAGTGCTCGTGCTCAAAGGTGCCGGTACCATTGTCGCCAACAGCGAAAAAACGTGTATTTCGCCCATCGCATCACCGGCGCTGGCTGTTGCCGGTTCAGGCGACATACTGGCCGGTCTGACCGGAGCACTTCTCGCACAGGGCCACGCACCGCTTCAGGCGGCCTGTCTCGGAGTGTACCGACATGCAGTGGCTGGACTGATGCTTGAAGAAAAATTTCCATTCCGAGGCAATATCGCCCGGGATATCGCGGCAATGCTGCCCCATGCCATCAAGGAGTGA
- a CDS encoding CBS domain-containing protein encodes MLKARDIMTEKAITLKPDTDIVSAVKTLLENKINGVPVVEDDGSVIGVLTQSDLVAQQKELKLPSFFTLLDGVFPLSSYEELDKQLQKISAIVVREAMTPAPATVTPETKIAQIATIMADKKLYTLPVVENGKLIGVVGKEDVLRTLVQHR; translated from the coding sequence ATGCTGAAAGCCAGAGACATAATGACGGAAAAAGCAATCACCCTGAAGCCGGATACGGACATTGTCAGCGCCGTGAAAACACTGCTGGAAAACAAGATAAACGGTGTTCCGGTCGTGGAAGATGACGGCTCCGTGATCGGCGTGCTGACTCAGAGCGATCTGGTGGCACAGCAAAAAGAACTGAAACTGCCGTCCTTTTTCACCTTGCTGGATGGCGTATTTCCTCTTTCCTCATACGAGGAACTGGACAAACAGTTACAAAAAATTTCGGCTATCGTGGTTCGAGAGGCCATGACTCCTGCTCCGGCAACGGTCACGCCTGAAACCAAAATCGCCCAGATAGCCACCATCATGGCAGACAAAAAACTGTATACGCTGCCAGTGGTGGAAAACGGAAAACTCATCGGCGTGGTGGGCAAGGAAGATGTTCTCAGAACCCTTGTCCAACACAGATAG